A genome region from Primulina eburnea isolate SZY01 chromosome 9, ASM2296580v1, whole genome shotgun sequence includes the following:
- the LOC140840708 gene encoding uncharacterized protein, whose amino-acid sequence MEGSTNTVFRPPVLDGSNYALWKVKMRVFIKSIDERAWQRVLDGWSPPKLEDADGDTRLKPESTWTVDEVHSSNFNSKALNAVFSSVDTRMFNLITNCVCAKDAWEILQKHCEGSASVRKTRLRMVTSKFESLRMEDKGSILEYDCRLRQLSNESHGLGDLIPNERLVNKVLRYLPERFNVKVCAIEESKDTSTINLDELMSSLRTFEMNLDLQRKDKGKTIAFEASTESYDEILQISKEVDKSDLGEESISLFTKKFGDYLKTMREKKKIGQKSELPNNSTFAKAQKFTPMKGQFRPKTEVQIQSNVRNLDSVQCRECSGYGHYANECANRLRKNKGMTVTLSDEESDDDQGSSESENHTSLTSMIKEKRSMQINPLGVATGVAIPGRNTSSNSVCLKSTTLAEASQSETQEVDDDEVTLESVQTMYEELYEDWIKKTKGNAIISKENAELKSQISRLEVILSKKDLELCKVKEELGEATQILTKMNSSSSKLDSLLMIGQNDKAGLGYPNSLFEIGESSNTKGKPTVFVKGSVETSKATHTEKGASSKRRMSIKKSKSRKRHFICHYCYRPGHIKPYCFKLRDDYKRWESEQVLPQVLYNTRRNTANRKPTVKKVWVPKAKIQCSVIYTSLKTNIAGIWYFDSGCSRHMTGSKDHLIDYVELRSGHVTYGGGAKGRIAGKGTLNNVDGLPNLHNVLYVEGLNSNLISISQLCDDGLHVKFDKDNCEVFDNTNTRILTGTRSADNCYQLGEDLVCNHSKVSELNLWHQKLGHANFKTLKNLSKYDAVRGMPNLSSGIPYFCGACQKDLTGKTIEDDIDGLLNESQTLPNTDVAPGVVTPKTTPVLAESNDELGEYTENDDNVTNDEIDIPSKVQKNHPSSQIIGETFGGMQTRRKEKVDIAK is encoded by the exons TTTAATTCTAAGGCTCTCAATGCTGTATTTTCATCTGTTGACACAAGGATGTTTAATTTAATCACCAATTGTGTATGCGCCAAAGATGCTTGGGAGATACTCCAGAAGCACTGTGAAGGATCCGCAAGTGTGCGGAAAACTAGGCTAAGGATGGTGACATCAAAGTTCGAAAGTTTGAGAATGGAGGACAAGGGGTCTATTCTTGAGTATGACTGCCGGTTGAGACAACTCTCAAATGAATCACATGGCCTAGGAGATCTCATACCAAATGAAAGATTGGTGAACAAGGTTCTAAGATATCTTCCTGAGAGATTCAATGTCAAAGTTTGCGCTATTGAAGAATCTAAAGACACTTCAACGATCAACTTGGATGAACTAATGAGTTCTCTCAGAACTTTTGAGATGAATCTTGATCTACAAAGGAAGGATAAAGGGAAGACAATAGCCTTTGAAGCCTCAACCGAATCTTATGATGAAATCCTTCAAATATCTAAAGAGGTGGATAAGTCTGATTTAGGTGAAGAATCGATCTCTCTTTTTACTAAGAAATTTGGTGATTATTTGAAGACTAtgagagaaaagaagaaaattgGACAAAAATCTGAGCTGCCCAATAACTCCACTTTTGCAAAAGCTCAAAAGTTTACTCCTATGAAAGGACAGTTTCGACCAAAAACCGAAGTGCAAATCCAATCTAATGTCAGAAACCTGGACTCGGTGCAATGTAGAGAGTGTTCGGGATATGGACACTATGCCAATGAGTGTGCCAATCGACTTAGGAAAAACAAAGGCATGACTGTCACCCTGAGTGATGAAGAGTCTGATGATGATCAAGGATCAAGTGAATCTGAAAATCACACATCGTTGACTTCTATGATCAAGGAAAAACGCTCAATGCAAATCAATCCTTTGGGTGTTGCCACAGGTGTTGCAATACCTGGCCGCAACACCTCTTCGAATTCAGTATGTCTTAAATCTACAACCCTTGCGGAGGCAAGTCAGTCTGAAACTCAAGAGGTAGATGATGATGAAGTCACTCTAGAAAGTGTGCAGACGATGTACGAAGAATTATATGAAGACTGGATCAAAAAAACTAAAGGAAATGCAATTATCTCCAAAGAGAATGCTGAGCTAAAGTCACAAATTTCACGACTTGAAGTAATCTTAAGCAAGAAAGATTTGGAATTATGCAAAGTCAAAGAGGAACTTGGAGAAGCAACTCAGATTCTTACCAAGATGAATTCAAGTTCATCCAAACTTGATTCACTTTTGATGATTGGACAGAATGACAAAGCTGGACTTGGTTATCCGAATAGTCTGTTCGAAATTGGAGAATCTTCCAATACTAAGGGAAAACCAACTGTTTTTGTCAAAGGAAGTGTTGAAACCTCGAAAGCCACACACACTGAAAAGGGTGCTTCATCAAAAAGGCGAATGTCTATCAAGAAGTCTAAATCCAGAAAGCGCCACTTTATCTGTCACTACTGTTACAGACCTGGTCATATCAAACCCTACTGCTTTAAACTGAGAGATGATTACAAGAGATGGGAATCAGAACAGGTGTTGCCACAGGTGTTGTATAACACCCGGCGCAACACTGCCAACAGAAAACCGACGGTAAAAAAGGTTTGGGTACCAAAGGCTAAGATTCAATGTTCCGTTATTTATACTTCATTAAAGACTAACATTGCAGGAATATGGTACTTTGACAGTggctgttcacgccacatgacaggttctAAAGACCATTTGATTGACTATGTTGAACTGAGAAGTGGTCATGTGACGTATGGTGGTGGCGCTAAAGGAAGAATTGCTGGCAAAGGAACCTTGAATAATGTTGATGGACTGCCTAATCTACACAATGTGCTTTATGTCGAAGGgcttaactcaaacttaataagcataagcCAACTTTGTGATGACGGTTTGcatgttaagtttgataaagaCAATTGTGAAGTGTTTGATAATACTAATACTCGTATTTTGACAGGTACAAGGTCTGCTGATAATTGCTATCAACTTGGAGAAGACTTAGTAtgcaatcattcaaaggtgAGCGAATTAAACTTGTGGCATCAAAAATTGGGACATGCAAACTTCAAGACATTAAAGAATCTTAGTAAGTACgatgctgtgagaggtatgcctaatTTATCCTCTGGAATTCCGTATTTTTGTGGTGCATGTCAAAAAG ATCTAACGGGAAAAACAATCGAGGATGATATTGATGGGCTGCTGAACGAAAGTCAAACACTGCCTAACACAGATGTTGCACCCGGTGTTGTCACACCGAAGACAACACCTGTACTGGCAGAATCAAATGATGAACTAGGAGAGTATACTGAGAATGATGACAATGTAACCAATGATGAGATTGATATTCCTAGCAAggttcagaaaaatcatccatcatctcaGATCATTGGAGAAACATTTGGAGGAATGCAAACGAGAAGAAAGGAGAAGGTAGATATCGCAAAATGA
- the LOC140841261 gene encoding strychnine-11-hydroxylase-like: MSSEIFLLLFISFITILLLLKLTKKKRKLPLGPKKLPIIGNLHQLGKLPHRALIKLSKTYGDLMFLQLGSVPTLVVSSADMAREIFKKHDIIFSGRPVLYSLKRITYNLGTISVAPYGDYWREAKKIAVLELLSNKRVQSFAKVRDEEMTFMIDRVANSENPVDLSVLTFALSNNTVRRVAFGETSSAEEHEDFDERSGKYQHVFHDTQQLAAEFNVADYFPWLAWLNKFNGVDRRLKKNMEEVDIFLSKKMEEHRDPKRAQQDHEDIVDVLLRVQKEMEKEFTLTDVNLKGLLLGIFMAGTDSSSVTIVWAMAELMRNPEVLKKAQEEVRKVCKGQSKVEESDLPKLAYLRMVIKEAWRLHPPAPLWIPRETLDDCVIDNKYEIPAKTRVLFNAAAIGMDPKHWEKPERFWPERFLNNEIDFRGQHFELLPFGAGRRGCPGASFAIAVVELALANLLFRFDWELPKGMSPEDIDMEEATGVAMRKKIPLCLVATPVNPL, from the exons ATGAGTTCCGAAATTTTCTTGCTGCTTTTCATCAGTTTCATCACAATTTTATTGTTGTTAAAATTGacgaaaaagaaaagaaagctcCCACTTGGTCCGAAGAAGCTCCCGATTATAGGCAACCTTCACCAGCTTGGAAAGTTGCCTCATAGGGCTCTCATTAAATTGTCCAAAACATATGGAGACCTCATGTTCTTGCAGCTAGGATCCGTGCCGACCCTCGTCGTGTCATCGGCCGATATGGcacgagaaatctttaagaagcACGATATTATCTTTTCGGGGAGACCCGTCTTGTATTCTCTCAAGAGAATCACCTACAATTTAGGTACCATCTCCGTAGCACCGTATGGTGACTACTGGAGAGAAGCGAAGAAAATCGCTGTTCTGGAGCTGCTGTCAAACAAAAGGGTCCAATCTTTCGCAAAAGTACGTGATGAAGAGATGACCTTCATGATTGATCGTGTTGCTAATTCCGAAAACCCTGTGGATCTGAGCGTGCTCACGTTCGCTCTGTCGAATAATACCGTTCGTCGGGTGGCTTTCGGAGAGACTAGCAGTGCTGAAGAACATGAAGATTTCGATGAAAGGAGTGGCAAATATCAGCATGTGTTTCATGATACGCAGCAGTTGGCTGCTGAGTTCAACGTGGCTGATTATTTTCCATGGTTGGCTTGGCTAAACAAGTTCAATGGCGTAGACAGGagattgaaaaaaaatatggaGGAAGTGGACATCTTTTTGAGCAAAAAAATGGAAGAACACAGAGACCCGAAGAGAGCTCAACAAGATCACGAAGACATCGTCGATGTATTGCTTCGAGTTCAAAAGGAAATGGAGAAAGAATTTACTCTAACAGATGTAAATTTGAAGGGTCTTCTCTTG GGCATATTCATGGCTGGCACCGATAGTTCCTCGGTGACAATCGTATGGGCAATGGCAGAACTGATGAGAAATCCGGAAGTCCTCAAGAAAGCTCAAGAAGAAGTTAGGAAAGTATGCAAAGGACAGTCAAAAGTAGAAGAAAGCGATCTTCCAAAACTCGCATACCTAAGAATGGTGATCAAAGAGGCATGGAGACTCCATCCACCCGCCCCACTATGGATCCCAAGAGAAACATTAGATGACTGCGTCATCGACAACAAATACGAAATCCCGGCAAAAACCAGAGTGCTGTTCAATGCAGCAGCAATTGGAATGGATCCAAAACACTGGGAGAAGCCAGAAAGATTCTGGCCTGAGCGGTTTCTGAATAACGAGATAGACTTCAGAGGACAACattttgagttgttacccttcggtGCTGGGAGAAGAGGTTGCCCTGGAGCCAGTTTTGCCATCGCGGTTGTGGAGCTGGCACTTGCGAATCTTTTGTTCCGCTTTGATTGGGAACTTCCCAAAGGGATGTCACCGGAGGATATTGATATGGAAGAAGCTACAGGGGTCGCCATGCGTAAGAAAATTCCACTCTGCTTGGTTGCTACACCAGTCAACCCACTTTAA